The sequence AGAGAGTAGAAATTTTgattaattgtatttttttatttgaccGCTACAATCGTGTAAACTATGAACTCTTAAATTTATTGTTCAGGAACTGGAGTTCGCACCCGCTTAAATGTCTTTTTGAAGACTTCTCAATTCTATGTTAAACTATTGATGTCGAACAATTAATACTCAAACTATAGAAGACAAAGTAAATTTACCAATGGACAAATTGTTCGGTACCTAAAAATTAAATAGGATCATTGCGAATTTAATTACGTGAAGATACATATGTAAAACTAGAACTTTTAAACTCAATTTTTCACTTTGTCTAAAAATTTAGCCTTTTTTGGGGGGAAGATCTAAAATTTAGCCTGAAAAGTGATGTTATTCTGAACCTACGTggcattaaaaaatatttttttccctttaatctACGTTAAATTCAAACAGATAATATTTTTTAGCTTCAGAAATTTTTATTTGGGGACGAATTTGCCTATTTTTATGTAGTTTGTGTATGCATTGGTCAAAATGGATCTATGACAGAATTACAGcaataattaaagataaatttaaatatttagccGTATAATTAAACATGCATAGATAATTCAAATTAGGACAATTGAATAAATAAACGCAATTAAatcttaaaatattaattaacaacGATATagaaaaatatagtattaaaaaaCGACGTTATTTAGTGTAAATATAGAAATGAAAAGGAAAACCACCGCCACCAATAATCTCTCAACCCTATCTCACCTTCTTCGTGACaagaaatcaaataaattaatatgatgACATTACGAACTCAACGAGctataattaagaaaaatgattGTAGTCGCGATCAAATGATCTatctattacaataaatattcaatttatgTATTACCAATGACTTATACTCTAAACATATTACTTTGATGAAAACTTAACACTTTATGACTTccaaatactatatatatagatatgtcATTACATTTCTTTAGTAACGAGAACATAGTAATGGAAGCTTATTGGTTAATGGTGGTTGGTCCTTACTCGTAAGTAGCGTTTTCATTAAAAGTGGCTAATCAAGTAGTTGAGTTGCAATTCTTAATTAAGCCTTTAAAGACAAGTGATTAACAAAACAGCTGCACTTCGTGATGACCGATAAATACCATGAAGCTGAGGGTATTTTCGTCATTTACCAAGTTGGAAATACGAAGCTGTAATAACCGAGACAAAGGCATGACTTCTCCATGACTacactaaaaataaattttttcttgtaaatatataaaattactaCTCCTAGCTAATATAAGTATAGTATATGAGCagagagtaaaaaaaaaaggttcCACTTTCTGCTCATTAGATTATAAGTAattatattactattattttatagtattattatttgttGAAGCAAAAACGAACTCCCAACAAATCCTTCCCTCCCatccaggggcggagccagacttttgattcaggggggtccaaaaaaaatttaaaagaaaattaataattaaattaaattaaattaaatttaaatgataatcaataatacaattataatattatttaaattacaaaaaatacattttaacaTATTTTCAAGCTTATATTCATTTTACgatgtattttgcaataaaattactaaatattgaatattatataGAGTGCAAATACATTATacaatctctttctttttttttttatcagtaaaataaaattttattgagatgtaaagcaaggcaccagggatgccaatcaaaacaagaaggaaagattgaaaccctttgagcaccacaaGGTGAAAGGGATTCCCAACTCCAAAACTTTGTaaacctcattccaactccaaagtctacccttgatctgtaaaacaagtctctcaatatcccaaatTTTTCCCTGAAaacgactctcgtttcttttttcccataACGTCCAAACCGTTCCCACCCACAACGCATTGAGCAATCTCCTTCCTTTCTTCCTTTTGGCAGCAGAGATTAATGAAGTGTAGTGATGAAGAGTACCtctaggatttgccgttttgatgtgtaaCCATTGGAAAATTTGGTCCCACACCACCGCAGCTTTCGGGCAAATTTAGATTATACAATCTCGATCTTTCtgatttggagaaatttttaattgaaatggtacgaaacgatgtcgtttaggcCTCAAAAAAATGccgtcgtctttactaattcACGTAAGCTCCAATTCGACACTCTAgcgatcgaaaaaaattgggggacgaaattgcaaaatttgaaaaaataatgatttaattcGCTACACTAAAAAGacattaaaattgcaaattcaaaatagtccgttattttattttccaaaatccCATGAAACTTTGTAAGACAAAATAACtttcaatataaaattcaaaaaataaatctctagatTCTAATCCAAacatgatatgtataaattaattacgTGTTTACTTATTCTAAACGTCTTAACTCTAAAGCTTACATATCAATTACAGTATAATATAGCTCACCAAGATAATGatatagataaaattatatattttttatttttaatataaaattacaaaaatatcctagtatttttgaaaatcccagggggggcccagtgacccccctgccccacccctagctccgcccctgcTCCCATCATTCGTTCCCTGTTTTCTTAATTCCCACTTCAACTCAATACCAAATACAGAAAGCCCCATTCaacctactctctctctctctctctctcttttctctctctagagaGGTTTAAGAGAGGGAGAAACAGATGAGCTTGCAGCTGGAAACCAATCGACCCACCCAGAAGAAAGCCTTGTTCTATGCTAGGATGAAGCTTCTGCACAGCAGAAACAATAATCTATCTAAAAATTTATGTTACAAATTCTTCAAATATGTCATCTGGTTTTCAATCTCGCTCTATTTCCTCTCCTCCTTGATCATCACCCGCCACAACCCCACCATATCCAGAACCACCATCTCCCGCTCTAAGCCCTCCCGAGCTCTCATGGAGGAAGACCCCCGCCTCGATTCCTCCGCCCATGGTAATTCATCTCTCACCCactgtaaaataaaaaaaatagcagCAACCACAATTCTTAATTTATGTATGTTTTTGGTTGGGCAGCAGGTTTGTTCAATGGGATGAAAATCTATGTTTACGATTTGCCGGCCAAGTTCAACGGCGAGTGGCTGGCGAACGAGCGGTGCAGCCGGCACCTGTTCGCGGCGGAGGTGGCGATTCACCGGGCTCTGATGAACAGCGAGGTGAGGACGTTCGACCCATGGCAGGCGGACTTTTTCTTCGTCCCCGTTTATGTGTCATGCAATTTCAGCCAAGTCAACGGCTTCCCCGCCATTGGCCACGCCCGCTCTCTCATGGCCTCTGCAATTCAACACGTTTCCTCGCAACTACCCTTTTGGAACCGCTCTCTCGGCGCCGACCACGTCTTCGTCGCCTCCCATGATTTCGGCTCTTGCTTCCACACCATGGTgcgcctatatatatatatatatgttgctAATTGTGTAGTGTCTCTCGAttgttactaatttttttatgcaaatTTGTAGGAGGATATGGCGATCGCGGAAGGGGTGCCGGAATTTCTAAGGAATTCGATAATTTTACAAACGTTTGGGGTGGAACATAAGCACCCGTGTCAGGAGGTGGAGAACGTGGTGGTTCCGCCGTACGTGTCGCCGGAGAGCGTACGTGCCACCCTGGAGGCGTCGCCGCTGACCGGCCGCCGCGACATATTCGCGTTTTTCAGGGGCAAAATGGAGGTCCACCCCAAGAATGTCAGCGGTCGTTACTACAGCAAGTAAAAAGACTTTCCTTtacttaataaattaattaattatactccTAATCTCATCGTCCCTCCGAAATGACGTAAGTACCCCTTCCCCGGCAGGCGCGTGCGGACCACGATACTCCGGAAATACGGAAACGACCGGCGGTTCTACCTCCGGCGCCATAGATTCGCCGGCTATCAATCAGAGATCGCGCGGTCCAAGTTCTGCTTGTGTCCACTTGGGTGGGCCCCGTGGAGCCCGAGGCTGGTTGAGTCCGTGGCGCTTGGCTGCGTCCCGGTGATCATAGCGGATGGGATACGGCTGCCCTTCCCCGGCGCCGTGCCGTGGGCGGAAATCAGCCTGACGGTGGCGGAGGCTGACGTGGATAAGCTCGGTGGCATCCTCGCACACGTGGCGGCGACGAACCTGACAGCTATACAGCGGAACCTGTGGGACCCGCGGGTGAGGAAAGCACTACTATTCGAGGACGAGGTCTCGGAAGGAGACGCCACGTGGCAGGTTCTGGTTGGCCTATCGGGGAAGCTGGACAGGTCCCACAGGAAGTGGAGGGTTAGCAGCGAGTGAGGAGCGGCCGCGTGGCGGTTCTCCAGCTAAGAAGTTGTCGCTTTTGTCGTAGCTGCGTACGTAGTGGGAGACAGCTGGAATTTGAGCCCTGGAGCGGGGCCCCACCCTGCTTTGCGGTGTTGTACATCTGAGGTGGAATAGCGCTTTTATTCGGAAAGGTGGTACATCGCGTTGAGAGTGGGTGTGGGTTAATGGATGATGTGTAGAAGGACCACATGGTCCGGTTTGGTGTACAGGAGGGTTATTCGTTTGTTCTTTTTggaatgataataataatggtGGCGAATTCATTTGTTGCCCTTGCCCGTGACCCTATACCACTCTGCCGTCGACCTTTCTTTTCTCCATTAATTCTCACACTTCTTACTTTGctaatatttcaaaatatatatatcattttacATTAAATTATTCATAACACCCATTACCTGGAACAATGGCACAAATCTATCCTTAGAGATAAAGTTATTGATATTCGAGTTAGAGATTTTATGTGAATTGAAAAATACTCTCGAAGGTGAATTTCTATGGTGGTGGTGAAGTTATTATTCAGCTTGCACAGTTTGTGTATTAGTTGGTCAAAATTGGTAGTTTAGAATAGAAcataattaagtttttaaaCTTGAGTTTATGTGTTGTGAGTAGGTGATGTGTAGTGAATGAGGGAAATTTTTGGAATGAAATGAGAATACGGTTTGGGTAATTGCGGTGGAAAATTTTGGAATTACGCGGGAACATGATTTGGACATATGAGGCGAGTTGGTGAATGGTGATGGATGAGAGTAAATAAAAGAGTAAAGAGAGAGGTGGGATGTGTCAGAAGGGttgtaataaataataaataaaaatggcgGAGTCACGGGGcagataataatacaaaaacgACACTGCAGAGTGCAGAGTGCCCTATGCTTGTATTTTCAAGATGCTTTTCATTATACTAACCATTCACATCTCTCCATACAACAAAATTAACCGTTGGAATCTcatttttaaattacaagttGGAAGTTAACGTTTCATCTAGTGCTGCCACAATTAAACCAGAACCGGCTGTTCCGGCTCGTACCGACCTAGACTGTTGACCGCGGGTCGGTTTCGGAACAGAACCAGCAACTCCCTAGGACAGGTTCAAAGCCGATAACTATTGAATTGCGGCCTGGCGGTTTGGCCCGGAAACCGGCGAATCCAACACGACAGTCGAGGCGGCAGTCAAGAGAACCAATGAGATCAACCCGACAAAAGCCCAAACGATGAATTCACCGAGTCCGATAGATTCGATGCCGAGGCCTTCGACTAGGTAAGTTAAAGTAAGAGAACTATGCGAgctttgattcttcattattcaatgaagatacataggtcactcaattttaatatttatattaaaattgagcctaaatcctttattcat comes from Salvia miltiorrhiza cultivar Shanhuang (shh) chromosome 3, IMPLAD_Smil_shh, whole genome shotgun sequence and encodes:
- the LOC131016171 gene encoding probable glucuronoxylan glucuronosyltransferase IRX7 isoform X2 produces the protein MSLQLETNRPTQKKALFYARMKLLHSRNNNLSKNLCYKFFKYVIWFSISLYFLSSLIITRHNPTISRTTISRSKPSRALMEEDPRLDSSAHGLFNGMKIYVYDLPAKFNGEWLANERCSRHLFAAEVAIHRALMNSEVRTFDPWQADFFFVPVYVSCNFSQVNGFPAIGHARSLMASAIQHVSSQLPFWNRSLGADHVFVASHDFGSCFHTMEDMAIAEGVPEFLRNSIILQTFGVEHKHPCQEVENVVVPPYVSPESVRATLEASPLTGRRDIFAFFRGKMEVHPKNVSGRYYSKRVRTTILRKYGNDRRFYLRRHRFAGYQSEIARSKFCLCPLGWAPWSPRLVESVALGCVPVIIADGIRLPFPGAVPWAEISLTVAEADVDKLGGILAHVAATNLTAIQRNLWDPRVRKALLFEDEVSEGDATWQVLVGLSGKLDRSHRKWRVSSE
- the LOC131016171 gene encoding probable glucuronoxylan glucuronosyltransferase IRX7 isoform X1, producing MSLQLETNRPTQKKALFYARMKLLHSRNNNLSKNLCYKFFKYVIWFSISLYFLSSLIITRHNPTISRTTISRSKPSRALMEEDPRLDSSAHAGLFNGMKIYVYDLPAKFNGEWLANERCSRHLFAAEVAIHRALMNSEVRTFDPWQADFFFVPVYVSCNFSQVNGFPAIGHARSLMASAIQHVSSQLPFWNRSLGADHVFVASHDFGSCFHTMEDMAIAEGVPEFLRNSIILQTFGVEHKHPCQEVENVVVPPYVSPESVRATLEASPLTGRRDIFAFFRGKMEVHPKNVSGRYYSKRVRTTILRKYGNDRRFYLRRHRFAGYQSEIARSKFCLCPLGWAPWSPRLVESVALGCVPVIIADGIRLPFPGAVPWAEISLTVAEADVDKLGGILAHVAATNLTAIQRNLWDPRVRKALLFEDEVSEGDATWQVLVGLSGKLDRSHRKWRVSSE